A section of the Oncorhynchus keta strain PuntledgeMale-10-30-2019 chromosome 15, Oket_V2, whole genome shotgun sequence genome encodes:
- the LOC118395051 gene encoding elongation factor 2-like: MVNFTVDQIRAIMDKKSNIRNMSVIAHVDHGKSTLTDSLVSKAGIIAGSRAGETRFTDTRKDEQERCITIKSTAISMYYELGENDMAFIKQTKDGLGFLINLIDSPGHVDFSSEVTAALRVTDGALVVVDCVSGVCVQTETVLRQAIAERIKPVLMMNKMDRALLELQLEPEDLFQTFQRIVENVNVIIATYGEDEAGPMGAIMIDPVIGTVGFGSGLHGWAFTLKQFAEMYVAKFSAGKDTQLGPAERCKKVEDMMKKLWGERFFDPATGKFSKTATGPDGKKLPRTFSQLVLDPIFKVFDAVMNFKKDETAKLIEKLDIKLDTEDKEKEGKPLLKAVMRRWLPAGEALLQMITIHLPSPVTAQKYRCELLYEGPGDDEAAMGIKNCDPKAPLMMYISKMVPTTDKGRFYAFGRVFSGCVSTGLKVRIMGPNFTPGKKEDLYIKPIQRTILMMGRYVEPIEDVPCGNIVGLVGVDQYLIKTGTITTFEQAHNMRVMKFSVSPVVRVAVEAKNPADLPKLVEGLKRLAKSDPMVQCIIEESGEHIIAGAGELHLEICLKDLEEDHAGIPLKKSDPVVSYRETVSEESEVMCLSKSPNKHNRLYMRAKPFPDGLAEDIEKGDVSPRQELKIRARFLADKYEWDVSEARKIWCFGPDGTGPNLLMDVTKGVQYLNEIKDSVVAGFQWAVKEGVLCEENMRAIRFDIHDVTLHTDAIHRGGGQIIPTARRVLYACQLTAQPRLMEPVYLVEIQCPEQVVGGIYGVLNRKRGHVFEESQVMGTPMFIVKAYLPVNESFGFTADLRSNTGGQAFPQCVFDHWQILQGDPQDPTTKTAIVVAETRKRKGLKEGIPALDNYLDKL, translated from the exons ATG GTGAACTTCACAGTGGACCAGATTCGTGCGATCATGGACAAGAAGTCCAACATCCGTAACATGTCTGTGATCGCTCACGTGGACCACGGCAAGTCCACGCTGACGGACTCCCTGGTGTCTAAAGCCGGGATCATTGCAGGGTCTCGCGCCGGAGAGACTCGCTTCACAGACACACGCAAAGACGAGCAGGAGCGGTGCATTACCATCAAGTCCAC GGCCATCTCTATGTACTATGAGCTGGGGGAAAATGACATGGCCTTCATCAAGCAGACTAAGGATGGGCTTGGTTTCCTCATCAACCTGATCGACTCCCCGGGCCACGTGGACTTCTCCTCTGAGGTCACAGCCGCCCTCAGGGTCACAGACGGCGCACTGGTGGTGGTCGACTGTGTCTCAG gtgtgtgtgtgcagacagagaCTGTGTTGAGGCAGGCCATTGCTGAGCGCATCAAGCCGGTGCTGATGATGAACAAGATGGACCGGGCCCTGCTGGAGCTGCAGCTGGAGCCTGAGGACCTGTTCCAGACATTCCAGCGCATCGTGGAGAACGTCAACGTCATCATCGCCACCTACGGAGAGGATGAAGCAGGACCAATGGGTGCCATTATG ATTGACCCTGTGATCGGTACCGTAGGGTTTGGGTCTGGCCTCCACGGCTGGGCCTTCACCCTCAAGCAGTTTGCTGAGATGTACGTGGCCAAGTTTTCTGCTGGCAAAGACACCCAGTTGGGACCAGCAGAGCGATGTAAGAAGGTGGAGGACATGATGAAGAAGCTATGGggagagag GTTTTTTGACCCAGCCACTGGGAAGTTCAGTAAGACTGCCACTGGCCCCGATGGTAAAAAGCTTCCCCGCACCTTCTCTCAACTCGTGCTGGATCCAATCTTCAAG gtatTCGATGCCGTCATGAACTTCAAGAAGGACGAGACGGCCAAGCTGATAGAGAAGCTGGACATCAAGCTGGACACggaggacaaggagaaggagGGCAAGCCCCTACTGAAGGCAGTGATGCGTCGCTGGCTCCCAGCCGGAGAGGCTCTGCTCCAGATGATCACCATCCACCTGCCCTCCCCCGTCACCGCCCAGAAGTACCGCTGTGAGCTGCTTTATGAGGGTCCAGGAGACGACGAGGCCGCCATGG gTATCAAGAACTGCGACCCCAAGGCACCTCTGATGATGTACATCTCTAAGATGGTGCCCACAACAGATAAAGGTCGCTTCTACGCCTTCGGCCGTGTCTTCTCTGGCTGTGTGTCCACCGGTCTGAAGGTGCGCATCATGGGACCAAACTTCACCCCCGGGAAGAAGGAAGACCTCTACATTAAACCCatccagag GACCATTCTGATGATGGGGCGCTACGTCGAGCCCATTGAGGATGTACCATGTGGAAACATTGTTGGTCTGGTTGGAGTAGACCAGTATCTGATTAAGACGGGGACCATCACCACCTTTGAACAG GCCCACAACATGCGTGTGATGAAATTCAGCGTTAGCCCCGTGGTGAGAGTGGCTGTGGAGGCCAAGAACCCAGCTGACCTGCCCAAGCTGGTGGAGGGCCTGAAGCGTCTGGCCAAGTCTGACCCCATGGTGCAGTGTATCATCGAGGAGTCTGGCGAGCACATCATCGCCGGGGCCGGAGAGCTCCACCTGGAGATCTGTCTCAAGGATCTGGAGGAGGACCACGCTGGCATTCCACTgaag AAATCAGACCCGGTGGTGTCCTACAGGGAGACTGTGTCTGAGGAGTCTGAAGTGATGTGCCTGTCCAAGTCCCCCAACAAGCACAACCGTCTGTACATGCGTGCCAAACCATTCCCCGACGGCCTGGCCGAGGACATAGAGAAGGGTGACGTCAGCCCCCGGCAGGAGCTCAAGATCCGTGCCCGCTTCCTGGCTGACAAGTACGAGTGGGACGTGTCGGAGGCCCGTAAGATCTGGTGCTTTGGTCCCGACGGCACCGGGCCCAACCTGCTGATGGACGTGACCAAGGGAGTCCAGTACCTGAACGAGATCAAGGACAGTGTGGTGGCCGGCTTCCAGTGGGCCGTCAAGGAG GGTGTGCTGTGCGAGGAGAACATGCGTGCGATCCGCTTTGACATCCACGACGTGACCCTGCACACAGATGCCATTCACCGCGGTGGCGGACAGATCATCCCTACCGCCCGCAGAGTGCTGTATGCTTGCCAGCTCACTGCACAGCCAAGACTCATGGAGCCTGTCTACCTGGTCgagatccag TGCCCAGAGCAGGTAGTGGGCGGGATCTACGGCGTGCTGAACAGGAAGCGAGGTCACGTGTTCGAGGAGTCCCAGGTGATGGGCACGCCCATGTTCATCGTCAAGGCCTACCTTCCTGTCAATGAGTCATTCG